CTGGAAGATGCAACAAACTTTTGTTCATAACTAATAATAACTATTAAGCCATAAAGGATGAACAGAATATACTCATATCTAGCACATGCAATAATAAGAAATTTAGCAATGTGAGAATACCTCATTAGAAGAAGGCTGAAGGAATTGAAAAAAAAGCGAAGATGAGAACGGAGCTAGATGGTCGAAGGAGTCGTCAATCCTAGATGCACAGAACATAAATACTAATCAGTATAAAGTATCacaaatatttttcttgacAACATCAAACATCAATAACAAAAGTCGTTTTAAACTAATAgatttgtcaaggtagtttaggaaaaaataacttaataaGATACAATTTTAGTTagtgagaacttatgaattaacataaaaacttatttgttTGCATAACTATTTTTCAttcgctaaaaaataagctGATGAAGCTCTAGATctcaaataatgaaaataagatTGAAATGGAGAAATATGTAATTGTATTGATTGAAAACAGATGAACAATTACACAGTTTATGAAAATGgagaatgaaaataacaaaggtAACAAACTAGTAGAGAGAGTCTACTAGCCCCAAAGCACTAAAGTGCCCCAAATCACTAAAAGTGATCCCATTAATTCTATCTGAAATTCTAGCTAGGTTATTCCTTGTGCATAACACTCCTTATATAGTGGAGTAAGTCATCATGCACTCATGCCACGTCATCACACCTTAGTCTTGGGCCAAAGTCAAGGCCCACTTTCACATTCAAGTCTCTATCATAAGCCACTCCAAACGGTCCCTTGATTGATTGGTTATCTAAATACAAGGATATATTCATATCAACCTTACAACCAATGGAAATGCAGTTTTGGGTCCCTTAATTCATCAGAAACAAAACCATATGTGAATTTTCCAGGAAAAAAAACAGGTAGAACCCAATTACCAATAAGTGAACCAAAACCACTTAaatgttacttttattttagtcTCTTTGAAGAGTTCCAGTTGATTTTACTTCTGACTTTTAATCAACAGTTCGGCTCTTCAAGTAATAGTTATTGACAAAGCAAATCACATAATCAACTATAagtaatactatatatatatatatatctgtgtGTGTTAGTTTGAAACTTCGGAAAACAAGAACTCGCAGAGAGAATTTTGACAAGGActacaattttttcaaataactTCCAGCATAAGTTGAAATAACTTTACAGGAAtatattgaaataaatttttaaatgatttataaAAACTTTTTGTATGAAAAGTAGAAATGAATTGTAACTATCTTAGTTGCAAAGCTCCTATGAACTAGATGCTAATTCAAACTGGTGCTATGTGTGATTCGAATTAAGTGCACAGACacgtactccctccggtcaaaTAAAGtgaacttttgcttataattatgaCCAGAGAAAGTATTGTCAAAATTTGGAGCTAATACGTATTACAAACGTACATTATTCACAAATATTCTAGCTTCAATTTCATGAACCTTGATTGACcttaaaataaagttttttttcaaACCAACATTAAATTTTGTTAGTTAGTAAAAGCAATCCTATAATTGCCTAAAAACATCAACTTCTTCCGATGTTGCATATAATAACGTTAAGAGTTATAACCAACAATTATGCAATTTGATTCTCTGCCCAATTGTCAAGTAATTTATCCACTGATTATGAATTATAACCAGAGAGACCTGGggaaatggaaaaagaaaaagaagcaaaagatgAGTGGACATCTCACCTCGAGCATTCTACGATGTTAACATCTGCCGACGGCGAGTTATTGAGCAAAAGGTCCAGTATTCCATCAGGTATGAGTGAAGATGGTTCGAATCTTgtttttacttctttttctaTCTTGAGAATTTTCAATGCCATGGATAATCCATATGAAAGTGGTTTCAGCTTTACTTTCAGTGACTTCAAGCTACGCATCAGGGATCCTGATAATAGCTTATCCATTAAAATATTAAGAACAAAGGAGAGAACCTATGCAATAAGGGATGACAGTGAATTAGAATCAGTTTAATGCAATTTTAAAATTCAGTTgattttttacataagttagaaacataaaagtattttgaaaataaaataaaaattaagccTCAGTGTTTACTTGTGCAGTGACTTCAAAGCAAGGTCAACTTAAGCTACCTGTAGCGTACTTGCAGAGACcgtcaatgattttatattaggAAAATCAGACAGCCAACTGAGTAGAACCAAAGGAGGCTCCGAGTAATTTGCCAACATTTCCGCATCAATGTTTACTTGTTCAACAGAAGAAAGACTACTTCCACGGAACTTCTGATAAGGAGTACCCATAAAAGAAAATGTACGAAGACTTGGAGCAGATAGCTCAATTTGGTAAACATCAAAAGAATGGTTACGCATAAATAAACTAACTAGCTTCTCACTTGATATGAACAGGATTTGTGCATCCTTCACCGTGCAATTATCAATGATCAAACTATTCAACTTGTTAAAGGCTGAAAAGGGCTCAATTCGGCCATCGTCACCAGCACAAAAGGCAAAATGTCCTAGATGCAACCAAGTCAACGCTGTTAAATTCAGCGATTTAGGAAACAATGTTCTCCCGTAATTATAACGACCTTTAGGTGAAACTGATAGCTTAAGTGACGTTAAAGTCTGACATGAACAAATGCAAGGCAGAATGTCACGAATATCACCTTTGACATCAATTCTTAATCGACGGAGCTTGACATTGTGGGATAAAATATAATATGCAACCTTTTTAAGTAAGCCGGACTTAATGTCACAATTACGATCAAAATCAATTGTGTGCGGCAAAATTGAGTCATCGCGAAGAGACAAAACCCTAGACACGAATTTGTCAAAACTCTTCAAAGTAGAAAAATCTGAGTAATGCAATGTAAGGGTGGGAATATATTTCCAAATATGCTCCCATCTTTTGGACAAAATGCAAGTTCGAACGGCATCTTTAGTATTCAAAAATGACAAAATGTGAATGAGAATGCAATTAGGCAAATCACTCAATTTGGCTTCACTCATTTCAATACCTCTTCTCTTCCTTTCCTTGTGTTGAATTAGAAGTTATTCAGACAAAAACCTAaggaagaaaaaaggaaaacaaaatggaattaaaataaattctGCAATACGATAGAGGAAGAAGACAAAAAGATGTCATGTGatttaggctttgtttggtaaaaaataacggatagctgataagctagcttatagcagatagcttataagctagcttttagcttatagcgaataagctagctgattgaatttgtagtgtttggtaaaattagcggttgaactagcttataagtatgaaatgacataaaaaagatatgtttaattaatatttaagttTTTCAAGTAGgatgataggggtaaaattggaagaaccaatgataagctataagctcataagatacttgaaatagcttttgaaaaataagctataagctagtaaaataagctataagctctttttaaaaaactgttaccaaacagagcttttagcttttagctataagctagcttattagctagcccaaacagagccttagtgAGGGACAAGagacaagaatttcaatttttgtccaATCCCTTATCCCCAATTTGTCCGGTCTCATgaacaaatttaaaa
This genomic interval from Trifolium pratense cultivar HEN17-A07 linkage group LG6, ARS_RC_1.1, whole genome shotgun sequence contains the following:
- the LOC123889982 gene encoding putative F-box/FBD/LRR-repeat protein At1g78760; translation: MSEAKLSDLPNCILIHILSFLNTKDAVRTCILSKRWEHIWKYIPTLTLHYSDFSTLKSFDKFVSRVLSLRDDSILPHTIDFDRNCDIKSGLLKKVAYYILSHNVKLRRLRIDVKGDIRDILPCICSCQTLTSLKLSVSPKGRYNYGRTLFPKSLNLTALTWLHLGHFAFCAGDDGRIEPFSAFNKLNSLIIDNCTVKDAQILFISSEKLVSLFMRNHSFDVYQIELSAPSLRTFSFMGTPYQKFRGSSLSSVEQVNIDAEMLANYSEPPLVLLSWLSDFPNIKSLTVSASTLQVLSFVLNILMDKLLSGSLMRSLKSLKVKLKPLSYGLSMALKILKIEKEVKTRFEPSSLIPDGILDLLLNNSPSADVNIVECSRIDDSFDHLAPFSSSLFFQFLQPSSNERVEDFLERQIQHLKGVNLQIQKYTDLVTNEVIIWEREDLITLKEYQIMFLKISDVIERLVRELEAL